A section of the Malania oleifera isolate guangnan ecotype guangnan chromosome 2, ASM2987363v1, whole genome shotgun sequence genome encodes:
- the LOC131149806 gene encoding uncharacterized protein LOC131149806, which translates to MSTLSMALPHHHHLQALRIIILISALLCAIINIAAAGRLTDQPSTSHADVVKGSLSCIHCPPHFPLSGIKVAVVCERVKKVTVATTEDDGTFEAKLPSDNTHQYKTTPSQTPTCHASLMGGPSRLYTFNKNMVSKVVATKVKAHNVSDRNSYPYTISTPLTFYTSCPLSGGRKVVKCGGSSPDMAFRGSKTVDLPLPREWGLAPSSYYIPFFPIIGIP; encoded by the exons ATGTCAACGTTGTCCATGGCgcttcctcatcatcatcatctgcaGGCGCTGCGGATCATCATCCTCATCTCTGCACTTCTCTGTGCAATAATCAATATTGCTGCAGCAGGAAGACTTACTGATCAACCTTCAACGTCCCATGCTGATGTTGTGAAGGGCTCCCTCTCCTGCATCCACTGCCCTCCCCATTTCCCACTCTCTG GCATTAAGGTCGCAGTGGTGTGTGAAAGAGTGAAGAAAGTGACGGTGGCGACCACGGAAGACGACGGCACCTTCGAAGCAAAGCTTCCGTCCGACAATACTCATCAATATAAAACGACGCCGTCTCAAACCCCAACCTGCCATGCCAGCCTTATGGGAGGCCCCAGCCGGCTCTACACCTTCAACAAGAACATGGTTTCTAAGGTTGTAGCAACTAAAGTCAAGGCACACAATGTCTCTGACCGTAACTCCTACCCCTACACCATATCCACTCCTCTCACATTCTACACCTCCTGCCCCCTCTCCGGTGGCCGGAAGGTGGTGAAGTGCGGCGGTTCTTCCCCGGACATGGCTTTCCGGGGGTCGAAAACGGTGGATCTGCCGCTGCCGCGGGAGTGGGGCTTGGCGCCGTCTAGCTACTATATCCCTTTCTTCCCCATCATAGGAATACCTTGA